ACGCTTTGAAGACAGGATCGCATCTGACTGCTATCAGCGCCGACATCCAGACAGCTCGTCTCAGGTAGGGGGATCCTTTCTTGGACAAGCGGTTGTGCTGGCCGACATAGTTCCCCGATTGAAACGAAGTCGGATCGATCCCGGCAAAGGCGACGAGTTTCTTGGGATTGGAGAAGCGGCTGATATCGCCGATCTCACCGAGGATCACGACGCCCGTCGCCGGCCCCACGCCGGGGACAGTGAGGATGACAGAGCTAAACTTCCTCAGCTGCCGGGCGATCTTCTTGTCGATCTCATCGATCTGCTTCTCCGTGAATTCGATCTGTTCGATGAGAATCCTGATTTGAAAGGCAAAGGCATCCGAACACAGAGTCAGGCCGACCGAACGCGCCGCCAGAGACTTGAGCTCACGGGCTTTGTCAGTACCGTGCCGGCCCCGGCTGGTTTTTCTGAGCAAAGCGGCCAGCGATTTCGTGTTCACGTCGACCACCTGTTCCGGAGTGCCGTACGTCTTGAGAAATGCCTTTGAACTCTCGCCAAAGACGTTGGAGAACAAGGCAGCATACTCCGGAAACACCTGATCCAGAACGGTGACGACCTGTCGCTTGTAGTCGGCGCAGGAGTCCTTGAGCGACTCTCTGAAACGGGCCAGATTGCGCAGCGCCATGATATCTTCATCAGCCAGATGAGTTTCGCTGAACGAGCCGAAACGGATCACCTCAGCCACCAGAAAGCAGTCGACCGCATCCGTTTTCTGCTTCCGGATGTGGAAGTTCCTCAGACTGTCGGATTGGATCGGGTTGATCACATGCAGAGCAAAACCCTGCTCCCGCAGAAAGGAGTAGAGCGCGAGCCAGTAATGACCGGTCGCCTCCATGCCGATACAGAAAGCCTCCCGCTCGGGAAGACTCTGTTCGAGAAAGAGCAGAAGCTGCTGAAAGCCCTCCCGAGCATTGGCGAAACGCAGCGACTTGCCGACGTGGCTGCCGTCCTCCCTGATAAGCCCTGCTTCGTGATTGTTCTTCCCGATGTCAATACCAAGATAGTACATGAGTCACCTCACCACAACGTATTTGCAGGTGAATTCTCACGCTTCCTGCGGCTCACAACCTCCTTGGACAGACGGAGAAGACCTTCGGTCTCAACATCCAGCTCATTCGTGAACTGCCGCAAGAGGTGAGGCGCCACTCTCCTTTACGAGGAAATGTCCCCAAGGAAACAAACGGCGACGCTCACACTGCATGCTGACATTATCGCAGATTGTTCCGTTCAATAATCTGTCAACAAGTGCGACTACATTATTCTAGGAGGTAGTCTCATGAAAAAGTTCCTGTTTATCATCTGCGTGGTATTGGGTTTTGCAGGCACGGCATTTGTTCAAGACACCTACGTCAACGGCTATTACCGCAAGGACGGCACTTACGTCCAGGGGCATTACAAGTCGCCGAGCAACGATTATTTCTATGACAACTACTCCAGCTCCGGGAACCGCAACCCCTACACCGGAGAAAAAGGCTACAAGAAATACCCCAAGAATCCCTACGGGTATTAAAGCCGACTCCCGCGGCTCCGCATTGTAGCTGTTGCCATACGATAGAGGTAAAAGCTTCTCACACAATCTCTTAAGTGCCCTAAACAGTGTCCTAAACGAGGTGGATATAACAATGGTGAATGCGTGGAAATCCAGCGCCGACGCGCCGGAGATGGAGGGGCGGCAGTACCACATCCAGTGCGCGCCCGGCGACGTGGCGTCTTATGTGCTTCTGCCCGGCGATCCCGGCCGCGCCGACGTGATCGCCGCAACGTGGGACGAGCGGCGTTTCGTCGCCGCCAACCGCGAGCACCGCACGTTCACGGGAACGACCGGCGGCGCGCCCGTTTCCGTCACTTCCACGGGCATGGGCGGTCCATCGACTGCCATCGCCGTGGAAGAATTGCTCCGCGTCGGCGCCGACACGTTCATCCGCCTCGGCACCTGCGGCGTCATCCAGGAAGACATCGCCTGCGGCGATCTGATCGTCAACACGGCGGCGGTGCGTCACGACGGGGCCAGCAACCTGTACGTGGAAGACCGTTACCCGGCCGCCGCCGATCACGAGGTGACGCTGGCGCTGATCGAGGCCTGCGAGGAACTCGACCTGACGTATCACGTGGGGCTCACCTGCTCCACCGGCTCGTTCCACTGCGGGCAGGGGCGCCCCGGTTACCGCGGCTACCGGCAGTCGTTTTTCGAAAACGTCGTCGAGGACCTACGCCGCGCCCGCGTGCTCAATTTCGAGATGGAGGCGGCCACGCTTTTCACGATGGGCAATCTGTACGGCTTCCGCAGCGGCTGCCTCTGCGTGGCCGTGGCCAACCGCGTCACCGACGAGATGGTCTCGTCGCCGCTCGAACCGGCCATGGCCGCCTGCAACCGGGCGGTCCAGATCCTCTGCGTCCGCGACGCGAAAAAACGCGCCGCCGGCAAAAAATACTGGACGCCGCGGCTCGGGTAAAAGGCGCGGCGCGAGCGCCGCCCGTCGAATTTTTTCCGCACGTCGCCGCCGGCAAAAGCAATCAAAAAGGGATCTGAACTCATGCCGAGCTCAGATCCCTGTTTTTATTTTTGCGACAGGAACTCTTCCGCCGCGCGCACGGTATCCATGGCGTCGCGGGCGTAACGGTCGGCGCCGACGTGGCGGGCCAGATCGGGCGTGAGCACCGCGCCGCCGACGATGACGCGCACTTCCGGACACTCGCGCCGCAGCGCGGCGATCGCTTCTTTCATGCTGGCGACCGTGGTGGTCATCAGCGCGCTGAGGCCGACCACCGCAGCCCCCGTCTCCTTGACGGCGGCCACGATGGCATCCGCGGACACGTCCTTGCCAAGATCGATCACGTCGAAATTGTAATTTTCCATGATCACCTTGACGATGTTCTTGCCGATGTCGTGCACGTCGCCGTAGACCGTCGCGACGATGACTTTGGGACCGCTGCGGGGGACGCCGCTCTGACCGCCGGCCAGCACGGCCTTCACCACTTCGAGGGCCGCCTTCGCGGCGTCGGCCGATTTTATCAGCTGCGGCAGATAGATTCTCTGCGCCTCGTAATCGCGTCCCACGGCGTCGAGCGCGGGGATCAGCGTTTTCTCGATGATCTCGAGCGGCGGCCGTTCTTTGACGAGCTCGGCAGCGCAGGCGCGGGCTTCGTCTTTCAGACCGCGGGCGACCGCTTCGCCGAGGCCGCCGGAAAACTTTCCCCGATCCGAAACGGCGGCGGCACGCGGAGCGGACGCCGTCTCTTCGGGATTGACGGCGCAGTAATCGATATATTCTTTGGCGTCGCGGTCCTGAGCGCTGAGCACCCGCCAGGCGGCCAGCGTCTCCTGCACGTTCCTCTCGCCGGGATTGACGATGGCGGCGCTGAGTCCGTTCGCCAGCGCCGCGGCCAGCATCGTCCGGTTGATCAGCGGGCGGCGCGGCAGGCCGAAGGAAACGTTGCTCACGCCCAGCGTCGTTTTGACGGCAAGGCGCTCGCCGACCAGGCGCACGGCCTTGATCGTTTCCAGCGCCAGATCCTGCTGCGCGGAGGCGGTCAGCGTCAGACAGTCGATAAAAACGTCGTCTTTGGGGATGCCCAGCGCCGCGGCGCGGCCGACGATTTTCCGCGCCACGGCGAGCCGCGCTTCCGCCGTCTGGGGGATGCCGCCGTCGTCAAGGCAGAGGCCAAGCACGCAGGCGCCGTATTTTTTCGCCACAGGCAGCACGGCGGCGAGACTGGACTCTTTGCCGCTGACGGAATTCAGCAGCGGCTTTCCCGCGTAGCGCCGGGCGGCCGCTTCCAGCGCCGCGGCGTTGGCCGAGTCGAGCTGCAGCGGCAGATCGACGGCGCCCTGAAGCTCCGTGACGACTTCCCGGAGCATGGCCGGCTCGTCGACGTCGGGCAGTCCCACGTTGACGTCGAGCACCCCGGCGCCTTGTTCTTTTTGCTTCTGCGCCTCGAGCACGACGTAGTCGAGATCGTGCTCGTACAGCGCCTGTTTGAGTCGCTTCTTGCCCGTGGGATTGAGGCGCTCGCCGATGACCACGCTGCGGTCGAACGGTTCGACGCGCGTGGCGCTGCATACGCCGCGCAGAGGCGCGACCTTGCGCGGACGCAGGCGGCGGTTTCCGATCGCGTCATTGGCGGCGGCCAGAAATTCCGGCGTGGTGCCGCAGCAGCCGCCGACAAAAGCCGCTCCCCAACCGACGAACTGCCCGAGCCAGTCCGCGAACTCGGCGGGGCTCACGTCCCATCCGGAAACGCCGTCGCGCACGACCGGCAGGCCGGCGTTGGGCTGGACGATGACCGGCACTCGCGAACGAGCGGTCAGTTTTTTCACGATCGGCGCCAGCTGGGCCGGCCCCAGCGAACAGTTCACGCCCAGTCCCGACAGGCCCAGCCCCTCGAAAGTCATGATCATGGCTTCCACGGGCGTGCCGAAAAACGTGCGTCCGTCCTCCTGAAAGCTCATGGTCAAAAACACCGGCTTGTCGCTGTTCTCCAGCGCCGCCAGCGCGGAAGCCTTCGCCTCCAGCAGATCGGTGAAGGTCTCGAGCAGGATGCCGTCGCACAGTTCCGCGCCGGCGCGCACCTGACGGGCCACCGATCCGTAGATCTCGTCGAAATCGGCGTCGCCGACGGGAGCCATGGCGCGCCCCGAAGGGCCGATGTCGAGCAGGATCCCTTTGCCGGAAAAAGCGTCCGCGGCACGGCGCGCGATCTTCGCGGCCGCCTCGATGACCTGTTCCGTTCCATACCCCGTTCCCTCGAGCTTGTACGGATTGGCGCCGAACGTGTTGGTCTGCACAAAATCGCTGCCGGCCGCGAAGTATTCGCGATGGATCGACTCGATCAGTTCCGGCCGGCTCACGTTCAGGCTTTCGGGAATCTCGCGGAGCTTCAGGCCTTTTTTCTGAAGCATCGTGCCCATGGCGCCGTCGAACATGACGACATGATCAAATTCT
This sequence is a window from Pyramidobacter sp. YE332. Protein-coding genes within it:
- a CDS encoding IS110 family transposase, with the protein product MYYLGIDIGKNNHEAGLIREDGSHVGKSLRFANAREGFQQLLLFLEQSLPEREAFCIGMEATGHYWLALYSFLREQGFALHVINPIQSDSLRNFHIRKQKTDAVDCFLVAEVIRFGSFSETHLADEDIMALRNLARFRESLKDSCADYKRQVVTVLDQVFPEYAALFSNVFGESSKAFLKTYGTPEQVVDVNTKSLAALLRKTSRGRHGTDKARELKSLAARSVGLTLCSDAFAFQIRILIEQIEFTEKQIDEIDKKIARQLRKFSSVILTVPGVGPATGVVILGEIGDISRFSNPKKLVAFAGIDPTSFQSGNYVGQHNRLSKKGSPYLRRAVWMSALIAVRCDPVFKAFYEKKRGEGKAHGTALGAVSRKLLYTIYAVLKANKPYEVRRQGIE
- a CDS encoding nucleoside phosphorylase; the protein is MVNAWKSSADAPEMEGRQYHIQCAPGDVASYVLLPGDPGRADVIAATWDERRFVAANREHRTFTGTTGGAPVSVTSTGMGGPSTAIAVEELLRVGADTFIRLGTCGVIQEDIACGDLIVNTAAVRHDGASNLYVEDRYPAAADHEVTLALIEACEELDLTYHVGLTCSTGSFHCGQGRPGYRGYRQSFFENVVEDLRRARVLNFEMEAATLFTMGNLYGFRSGCLCVAVANRVTDEMVSSPLEPAMAACNRAVQILCVRDAKKRAAGKKYWTPRLG
- a CDS encoding homocysteine S-methyltransferase family protein produces the protein MMKEFDHVVMFDGAMGTMLQKKGLKLREIPESLNVSRPELIESIHREYFAAGSDFVQTNTFGANPYKLEGTGYGTEQVIEAAAKIARRAADAFSGKGILLDIGPSGRAMAPVGDADFDEIYGSVARQVRAGAELCDGILLETFTDLLEAKASALAALENSDKPVFLTMSFQEDGRTFFGTPVEAMIMTFEGLGLSGLGVNCSLGPAQLAPIVKKLTARSRVPVIVQPNAGLPVVRDGVSGWDVSPAEFADWLGQFVGWGAAFVGGCCGTTPEFLAAANDAIGNRRLRPRKVAPLRGVCSATRVEPFDRSVVIGERLNPTGKKRLKQALYEHDLDYVVLEAQKQKEQGAGVLDVNVGLPDVDEPAMLREVVTELQGAVDLPLQLDSANAAALEAAARRYAGKPLLNSVSGKESSLAAVLPVAKKYGACVLGLCLDDGGIPQTAEARLAVARKIVGRAAALGIPKDDVFIDCLTLTASAQQDLALETIKAVRLVGERLAVKTTLGVSNVSFGLPRRPLINRTMLAAALANGLSAAIVNPGERNVQETLAAWRVLSAQDRDAKEYIDYCAVNPEETASAPRAAAVSDRGKFSGGLGEAVARGLKDEARACAAELVKERPPLEIIEKTLIPALDAVGRDYEAQRIYLPQLIKSADAAKAALEVVKAVLAGGQSGVPRSGPKVIVATVYGDVHDIGKNIVKVIMENYNFDVIDLGKDVSADAIVAAVKETGAAVVGLSALMTTTVASMKEAIAALRRECPEVRVIVGGAVLTPDLARHVGADRYARDAMDTVRAAEEFLSQK